A single Streptococcus thermophilus DNA region contains:
- the pstA gene encoding phosphate ABC transporter permease PstA: MNAKKVDKIAISTLYVIAGIIVTILAALILYILVRGIPHISWSFLTSMSSSHKAGGGIGVQLYNSLFLLVITLIISVPLSMGAGIFLSEYAKKGRLSNFVRTCIEILSSLPSVVVGLFGYLIFVVQFQYGFSILSGALALTVFNLPQMTRTIEDSLRTVHHTQREAGLALGLSRWETICHVVIPEALPGIVTGIVLSSGRIFGEAAALIYTAGQSAPALNWSNWNPLSISSPISIFRQAETLAVHIWKVNSEGTTPDATAVSAGSAAVLMIFILIFNFGARRLGAYLHKKLTSA, translated from the coding sequence ATGAACGCTAAAAAAGTCGATAAAATTGCTATCAGCACGCTCTATGTGATTGCTGGCATTATTGTAACAATCCTAGCAGCCTTGATTCTCTATATCTTGGTTCGCGGGATTCCACACATCAGTTGGTCATTCTTGACTAGTATGTCATCATCTCACAAAGCTGGCGGAGGAATTGGAGTTCAACTATACAATTCATTATTTCTGTTGGTTATTACTTTAATTATTTCTGTTCCTCTTTCAATGGGAGCTGGTATCTTCCTATCAGAATATGCCAAAAAAGGCCGGCTCAGCAACTTTGTCCGTACCTGTATTGAAATCCTTTCATCACTGCCTTCAGTGGTGGTCGGACTCTTTGGTTATTTAATTTTTGTTGTACAATTCCAGTACGGATTTTCAATCCTTTCAGGTGCCTTGGCATTGACTGTCTTTAACTTGCCTCAAATGACTCGTACCATTGAAGATAGTTTACGCACAGTTCACCACACTCAACGCGAAGCTGGACTTGCCTTAGGCTTGTCTAGATGGGAAACTATATGTCACGTTGTCATTCCTGAAGCTTTGCCTGGTATTGTGACTGGAATAGTACTTTCCTCTGGACGTATTTTTGGGGAAGCAGCAGCACTTATTTACACAGCAGGACAATCTGCACCAGCGCTTAACTGGAGCAACTGGAATCCGCTTAGCATATCTAGTCCAATATCAATTTTCCGTCAAGCTGAGACACTTGCTGTTCACATCTGGAAGGTCAACTCAGAAGGTACGACACCTGACGCCACTGCAGTGTCTGCTGGTTCAGCAGCAGTGCTTATGATTTTCATCTTGATTTTCAACTTTGGTGCACGTCGTTTAGGAGCTTACCTCCATAAGAAATTAACATCCGCTTAA
- the pstB gene encoding phosphate ABC transporter ATP-binding protein PstB, with the protein MTKYNWDERHIITFPEKKLALETKDLHVYYGQKEAINGIDMQFEKNKITALIGPSGCGKSTFLRSLNRMNDTIDVAKVTGQILYEGVDVNASNINVYEMRKHIGMVFQRPNPFAKSIYKNITFAHECNGVKDKQTLDEIVETSLKQAGLWEQVKDDLHKSAFTLSGGQQQRLCIARAIAVKPQILLMDEPAASLDPVATMQLEETMFELKENYSIIIVTHNMQQAARASDYTAFFYLGDLIEYDETKKIFQDAALQSTSDYVSGRFG; encoded by the coding sequence ATGACAAAATACAATTGGGACGAGCGTCATATTATCACCTTCCCAGAGAAGAAGCTCGCTCTTGAAACCAAGGATTTGCATGTCTACTATGGTCAAAAAGAAGCCATCAATGGTATTGATATGCAATTCGAAAAAAATAAAATCACTGCACTCATCGGTCCCTCAGGATGTGGGAAATCAACCTTTCTTCGTAGCCTAAACCGCATGAATGATACTATTGATGTTGCCAAGGTTACTGGACAAATCCTTTATGAAGGAGTTGATGTCAATGCAAGTAATATCAATGTTTATGAAATGCGCAAACACATTGGGATGGTCTTTCAACGTCCAAACCCATTTGCCAAGTCTATCTATAAAAACATCACCTTTGCCCATGAATGTAATGGTGTGAAAGATAAGCAAACTTTGGATGAGATTGTTGAAACATCACTTAAGCAAGCGGGACTTTGGGAACAAGTAAAAGATGACCTTCATAAGTCAGCTTTTACACTCTCTGGTGGTCAGCAACAACGTCTTTGTATCGCAAGGGCTATCGCCGTTAAACCACAGATTCTTCTTATGGATGAGCCAGCAGCTTCATTAGATCCTGTAGCTACTATGCAGCTAGAAGAAACCATGTTTGAGCTGAAAGAAAATTATTCCATTATTATCGTCACACACAATATGCAACAAGCGGCGCGTGCCAGTGATTATACAGCATTTTTCTACCTTGGTGATCTTATCGAATATGATGAAACCAAGAAAATCTTCCAAGATGCTGCTCTACAGTCAACCAGTGACTATGTATCAGGACGCTTTGGATAG